ATACATTCGACGAAAACTCCGTGATGAGCCGGGAATGGTTCAATCGGCTTTGTTGCGCCAGGTGGGCTTCTTGGCGCGCGAGGCCGGGTGCCGCCGCAACATGCGAAACTCGCTCGGCTGTGGGGCGATGGCCGGCGGCGCCGCCTGCATGGGCCGCACCCGACTGGCGCGCGGGCCGCGGTCGGCCGCGTCCGTTTGGTCCAGATCGTATTCGACGCGCTGCCCCGGCACGAGCGTGGCGAATTGGTCGCCCGCCACCGTCGAGCCGTGAAAGAAAACATCGGGCCCGCCGAGCGTCGGTTCGACGAATCCGCAATACTTACCGGGAAGTAATCTTTTGATCGTGCCTGTGGCCATTTTGATGCAAGTCAGGTGCTGGTGAATGGTTATTGTCGCTGGTTTCCGGCCGTTCGCCAAGTGCCTTGCCCGCCCAGCGTAGCGGGTCTGACGTAAAAAAGGTTGGCCGAGACGGGGCCGTTGTATACGATGAGAACGCACGGAACGCATCAAGTGGGGTTGATACATCCGTTGAATTCCGCAACAACCTATGGCAGTCATGCGACCGGCCACCAGACCATCATGGAGGAAAGGTATGGACGTCCCAAACAACTCGGAGACTTTGGTCTCACACCGCGGCGGCCGCGGCAGGTCGGCCGGCAGGCACTGGGCAACGGCCCTTGTCCTGGCGGCGGCGGTCTTGGGTGCCCGCAATGCTCCGGCCGATGAGAAGGCGGCGCCCGACAAACCGGTGGAAAAGCTCAATGGCAAGCTGGTGATCTGCGGCGGAGGAGTGTTGCCGGCGCAGCTTCGCAACCGCTTTCTCGAGCTGGCCGGTGGGGCCGCGGCGCGTGTCGTGGTTGTCACCACGGCCAGCGTTTATGCGGACACCGACAAGATGGCGGCCAAGCTCGCCTTTTGGCACGAGCAGAAGTTGGCCTCGCTGACGGTCCTGCACACGCGCTCGCGTCAAACCGCCGACGACCCGACTTTCGCCCAGCCGTTGCGCGAGGCGACGGGCGTTTGGT
The DNA window shown above is from Pirellulales bacterium and carries:
- a CDS encoding cold shock domain-containing protein, translated to MATGTIKRLLPGKYCGFVEPTLGGPDVFFHGSTVAGDQFATLVPGQRVEYDLDQTDAADRGPRASRVRPMQAAPPAIAPQPSEFRMLRRHPASRAKKPTWRNKAD